The Falco naumanni isolate bFalNau1 chromosome 1, bFalNau1.pat, whole genome shotgun sequence genome window below encodes:
- the RBM46 gene encoding probable RNA-binding protein 46 encodes MHEESKAAANGCGKIRSGTQNEAALLALMEKTGYSMVQENGQRKFGGPPPGWEGPPPPRGCEVFVGKIPRDMYEDELVPVFEKAGKIYEFRLMMEFSGENRGYAFVMYTTKEDAQLAIRILNNYEIRPGKFIGVCVSLDNCRLFIGAIPKEKKKEEILNEMRKVTEGVVDVIVYPNATDKTKNRGFAFVEYESHRAAAMARRRLIPGTFQLWGHAIQVDWADPEKEVDEETMQRVKVLYVRNLMMFTTEDTIKAEFNKFKPGVVERVKKLRDYAFVHFFHREDAIAAMSVMNGKCIDGASIEVTLAKPVNKENTWKQHFNGHIGPGSENLSGFPSKEDSHQKSLGKPASLPVRLNGQHSPSPPEVERCTYPFFPGIKLTPISMYALKSSHFSSAAMHLDYFCNKNNWAPPEYYLYSTTSQDGRILLVYKVLIPSIADGSQSYFMPDKLCTTVEGAKELAAQFTLLHLAKCTPYLA; translated from the exons ATGCATGAGGAAAGTAAAGCTGCAGCAAATGGATGTGGCAAAATCCGAAGTGGCACTCAGAATGAGGCTGCTTTACTTGCCCTGATGGAGAAGACTGGATACAGCATGGTTCAGGAAAATGGGCAAAGAAAATTCGGTGGTCCTCCACCAG GTTGGGAAGGTCCTCCACCACCTCGTGGATGTGAAGTTTTTGTGGGTAAAATTCCTCGTGATATGTATGAAGATGAATTAGTTCCTGTTTTTGAGAAAGCTGGGAAAATCTATGAGTTCAGACTGATGATGGAATTTAGTGGTGAGAATCGAGGCTATGCTTTTGTGATGTATACTACTAAAGAGGACGCCCAGCTAGCCATCAGGATTCTAAATAATTACGAAATTCGTCCAGGGAAATTTATTGGTGTCTGCGTAAGCTTGGATAACTGCCGACTGTTCATTGGAGCAATTccaaaagagaagaagaaagaagaaatactgaatgaaatgagaaaagttACAGAAGGAGTGGTGGATGTCATTGTTTATCCAAATGCcactgacaaaacaaaaaatcgTGGCTTTGCCTTTGTAGAATATGAATctcacagagcagctgcaatGGCTAGAAGACGGCTAATCCCAG GAACATTCCAGCTCTGGGGCCATGCTATTCAAGTAGACTGGGCAGACCCTGAGAAAGAAGTCGATGAAGAAACAATGCAAAGAGTTAAAGTACTATACGTAAGAAATTTAATGATGTTTACTACAGAGGACACAATTAAAGCTGAATTCAACAAGTTCAAGCCAGGAGTAGTGGAACGTGTGAAGAAGCTGAGAGACTATGcgtttgttcattttttccacCGAGAAGATGCCATTGCTGCAATGTCTGTAATGAATGGGAAGTGCATTGATGGAGCTAGTATTGAGGTGACACTGGCAAAGCCagttaacaaagaaaatacttggaAGCAACATTTCAATGGTCATATAGGTCCTGGTTCAGAAAATCTCTCAGGGTTTCCTAGCAAAGAAGATAGTCATCAAAAATCCTTAGGGAAACCAGCAAGTCTTCCAGTTCGTCTTAATGGTCAGCACAGTCCAAGCCCCCCTGAAGTTGAAAGATGTACATaccctttttttccaggaataaAGCTTACTCCAATTAGCATGTATGCTTTAAAATCCAGTCACTTCAGTTCTGCAGCAATGCATCTGgattatttttgcaataaaaataattgggCACCGCCAGAATACTACCTGTATTCAACCACAAGTCAGGATGGGAGAATTCTCTTGGTGTACAAGGTGCTTATTCCGAGTATAGCTGATGGTTCCCAGAGTTACTTCATGCCAGACAAACTCTGTACAACAGTAGAAGGTGCAAAGGAACTGGCAGCACAGTTCACACTTCTACATCTAG